A single region of the Psychrobacter alimentarius genome encodes:
- the lon gene encoding endopeptidase La, which produces MSEHKIAQDNIDIDVDVSSTVAEDNEQDISSDTTSESASATVKNNNLDDSDKDSKAEDYLPLLALRDVVVYPHMQIALFVGRAPSVKAVELAQAEYGNKVLVVAQKDSLTEDIDQENLYQYGTVCRIVSTMPHDSDENCIKVLIEGQYRARVDNIENHDELLMARFTRADLDVSMDERQQQNTIQALTTLFEGYADARLRNARELTRVAKRIDDLLELVYFISTRVSMDLDIKQSFLEEDDIKTHINTLTEYLVKQSAEQNIEQDIQDAVRQQMEDNQREYFLNEKMKAIKNELSDMNDGAFDGEDDVAELEQRLEDADLPEDVRKKADQELKKLKMMPPASSESSVVRNYIEWILDTPWNATTKVSINLDKAKTVLDEDHYGLQDVKDRILEYLAVQSRVKKLRGPILCLVGPPGVGKTSLGESIARATGRKFVRMALGGVRDEAEIRGHRRTYIGAMPGKIVQSLAKVEVKNPLFLLDEVDKMAQDFRGDPASALLEVLDPSQNDTFNDHYLDMDLDLSQVMFICTANSMDIPPALLDRMEVIRLPGYTEEEKVNIAQKYLVPKAIKQNGLKEGEIEIVEAALHSIVRSYTREAGVRNLEREVNKICRKVVRGSVEAHGARAPKKAERQLVVVDDKNIDDYLGVHQYDYGLAEEEPEIGRITGLAWTQVGGELLTIEAVAMQGKGELSFTGSLGDVMKESIRAAMSVVRARGDLLGIDYETFKTKDVHVHMPEGATPKDGPSAGGALTTALVSALTGIAIRPDIAMTGEITLRGKILRIGGLKEKLLAAHRGGIKHVLIPAENERDLADIPDNVKAGLTIQPVATIDEILKVALVSMPKPLKPAKVTVDKTSGKALHN; this is translated from the coding sequence ATGAGTGAACATAAAATAGCACAAGACAATATCGACATCGATGTCGACGTTTCATCTACTGTTGCAGAAGACAACGAGCAAGACATTTCATCTGATACTACATCAGAGTCAGCGTCTGCTACTGTCAAAAATAATAATCTTGATGACAGTGACAAAGACAGTAAGGCGGAAGACTATTTACCGTTACTCGCCCTGCGAGATGTCGTCGTCTATCCGCACATGCAAATCGCCTTATTTGTAGGCCGCGCACCATCAGTCAAAGCGGTCGAGTTGGCACAGGCCGAATACGGCAATAAAGTATTGGTCGTTGCCCAAAAAGACTCACTGACTGAAGATATTGATCAAGAAAACCTATATCAATATGGTACGGTTTGCCGCATTGTCAGCACCATGCCACATGACAGTGATGAAAACTGCATCAAAGTATTGATTGAAGGTCAGTATCGTGCGCGGGTCGATAACATCGAAAACCACGATGAGCTATTGATGGCAAGATTTACACGTGCTGATCTCGATGTGAGTATGGATGAGAGACAACAACAAAACACCATACAAGCTTTGACCACATTGTTTGAAGGCTATGCAGATGCACGCTTGCGTAATGCCCGTGAGCTGACTCGTGTGGCGAAGCGTATCGATGATTTGCTTGAATTGGTCTACTTCATCTCCACCCGTGTCTCGATGGATCTTGATATCAAACAGTCTTTCTTAGAAGAAGACGATATCAAAACGCACATCAATACCTTGACCGAATATTTGGTTAAGCAAAGTGCCGAACAAAACATCGAACAAGATATCCAAGACGCTGTCCGTCAGCAAATGGAAGACAATCAGCGTGAGTACTTCTTAAATGAAAAAATGAAAGCCATCAAAAATGAGCTGTCAGACATGAATGACGGTGCATTCGATGGCGAAGATGACGTGGCTGAGCTTGAGCAGCGCTTAGAAGACGCTGATTTGCCAGAAGATGTGCGCAAAAAAGCAGATCAAGAGCTTAAAAAGCTTAAAATGATGCCGCCTGCGTCAAGTGAATCTTCAGTAGTGCGTAACTATATTGAATGGATTTTGGATACACCGTGGAATGCGACGACCAAAGTTTCGATCAATTTAGACAAGGCTAAAACCGTCTTAGATGAAGATCATTATGGACTACAAGATGTAAAAGACCGCATCTTAGAGTACCTCGCCGTACAGTCACGCGTGAAAAAACTCCGTGGTCCGATTCTTTGTCTCGTTGGTCCTCCAGGTGTGGGTAAAACCTCACTAGGTGAATCGATCGCTCGTGCCACAGGTCGTAAGTTTGTCCGTATGGCGCTTGGCGGCGTGCGTGATGAAGCTGAGATTCGTGGTCATCGCCGTACCTATATCGGCGCGATGCCAGGTAAAATCGTGCAATCACTTGCGAAGGTAGAAGTCAAAAACCCACTGTTTTTACTTGATGAAGTAGACAAAATGGCGCAAGACTTCCGCGGCGATCCAGCATCGGCATTGCTTGAAGTATTAGATCCTTCACAGAACGACACGTTTAACGACCATTATTTAGATATGGACTTAGATCTGTCGCAAGTGATGTTTATCTGTACTGCCAACAGCATGGATATTCCGCCAGCACTGCTTGACCGTATGGAAGTCATTCGTCTACCGGGCTATACCGAAGAAGAAAAGGTCAACATTGCCCAAAAGTATCTGGTGCCAAAGGCAATTAAGCAAAATGGTCTCAAAGAGGGTGAAATTGAGATTGTTGAAGCAGCGCTGCACAGTATCGTGCGTAGTTATACGCGTGAAGCAGGTGTACGTAACCTTGAGCGTGAAGTCAATAAAATCTGCCGTAAAGTGGTTCGCGGTTCAGTCGAAGCGCATGGCGCCCGTGCGCCGAAGAAAGCAGAGCGTCAGCTGGTCGTGGTCGATGACAAAAACATCGATGACTATCTAGGCGTGCATCAGTATGACTATGGGCTGGCGGAAGAAGAGCCAGAGATTGGTCGTATTACTGGTCTGGCGTGGACACAAGTTGGTGGAGAGTTATTGACCATCGAAGCGGTTGCCATGCAAGGCAAAGGTGAGCTTAGCTTTACGGGTTCACTGGGTGACGTGATGAAAGAGTCTATTCGCGCTGCCATGAGCGTGGTTCGTGCTCGCGGTGATCTCCTTGGTATTGACTATGAGACGTTTAAAACAAAAGATGTCCATGTCCACATGCCAGAAGGTGCCACACCAAAAGACGGGCCTTCTGCTGGTGGCGCACTGACGACAGCACTTGTATCTGCCTTGACGGGGATCGCCATTCGTCCAGATATCGCGATGACAGGTGAGATTACCTTGCGTGGCAAAATCCTGCGTATTGGCGGTCTCAAAGAAAAGCTACTTGCAGCCCATCGCGGCGGTATCAAGCATGTACTGATTCCAGCAGAAAACGAGCGTGACTTAGCCGATATCCCTGACAATGTAAAAGCGGGTTTGACCATTCAACCTGTGGCAACGATTGACGAGATATTAAAAGTTGCTTTGGTCAGTATGCCAAAACCATTGAAACCTGCCAAAGTGACGGTCGATAAAACTTCAGGTAAAGCGCTACATAACTAG
- a CDS encoding DUF2799 domain-containing protein: protein MNYLIKQNSSTAGFASKLLDKLTVHSGITLSLMGAAVLILSGCATTQSLTPQQCQDSNWQEVGYADGLRGRSGAYFGHYANSCASVGGATPNRIQWEQGRQKGLKNYCTELNAYKLGREGYDWQPVCPLEGIEKLEEAYSQGRYYYIRQRDLDYLRSPYPFGYGPGHFGYGYRPFGYGW from the coding sequence ATGAATTATCTTATTAAACAAAACTCATCGACTGCTGGTTTTGCTAGCAAACTACTTGATAAACTCACTGTTCACTCTGGCATTACCTTATCTCTTATGGGCGCTGCCGTATTGATTTTATCAGGTTGTGCGACGACCCAGAGTCTGACACCGCAGCAGTGTCAAGACAGTAACTGGCAAGAAGTTGGTTATGCAGATGGTTTGCGAGGACGCTCAGGTGCTTACTTTGGACATTATGCCAATAGCTGTGCAAGCGTCGGCGGCGCAACGCCCAATCGTATACAGTGGGAACAAGGACGTCAGAAGGGTCTCAAAAATTACTGTACCGAGCTTAATGCTTATAAGCTTGGACGCGAAGGTTACGATTGGCAACCTGTTTGTCCCCTTGAAGGTATCGAGAAGCTAGAAGAAGCGTATTCTCAAGGGCGCTACTATTATATTCGTCAGCGTGACCTTGACTATCTGCGCTCGCCTTATCCATTTGGCTATGGGCCCGGTCATTTTGGTTATGGCTATCGTCCATTTGGCTATGGTTGGTAA
- a CDS encoding 5-formyltetrahydrofolate cyclo-ligase, with protein MTVSNPPRRYFTRQRRQLNDGERRNLAKAASLHLSKLQQHLPAHARIGLYYDGFGELPTQPLLDWCKRLGYFPYLPVVGSLGSDDKRLRFVPVYHSKLVNIPTRIHRLGMKQNHHRRLLWATEIDVIICPLVAVDKHGNRMGMGGGFYDTTLGNSYRSGVKKPLKVGWCYDFQVVEQLARQPWDVPLDGLITPSGIRWFR; from the coding sequence ATGACTGTTAGCAATCCTCCCAGACGATACTTTACTCGCCAGCGTCGCCAGTTAAATGATGGTGAACGTAGAAATTTGGCTAAAGCAGCGAGCTTGCATTTGAGCAAACTACAACAGCACCTGCCAGCACATGCCCGTATTGGCTTATATTACGATGGCTTTGGTGAATTACCCACTCAGCCACTGCTGGATTGGTGTAAACGCTTAGGCTATTTTCCTTACTTACCTGTAGTTGGTTCGCTCGGCAGTGATGATAAACGATTGCGCTTTGTGCCTGTTTATCACTCAAAATTGGTCAATATCCCTACCCGAATTCACCGCTTAGGAATGAAACAGAATCATCATCGGCGCTTGCTGTGGGCAACAGAAATAGACGTGATTATTTGTCCGTTAGTCGCGGTCGATAAACACGGCAACCGTATGGGCATGGGTGGCGGGTTCTATGATACGACCCTTGGTAACAGCTATCGCTCAGGGGTCAAGAAACCGTTAAAGGTAGGCTGGTGTTATGATTTTCAAGTGGTTGAGCAATTAGCGCGTCAACCTTGGGATGTGCCATTAGATGGCTTAATTACGCCAAGTGGCATAAGGTGGTTTCGATGA
- a CDS encoding superoxide dismutase family protein — translation MNKTMLASALLCGSALAMTGCQTVENQMQTGNPLNQPALKSTIKTVDGKEKEVGQMFLRPVDGGVQVYGKLMNLQPGKTVALHIHETGSCADMGKAAGGHFNPDNKPHSNPDDMNGHAGDLPNLTANEDGVATINYVNKKISAAEAGKYSVNRLAFIVHANADDYKSQPAGNAGDRVACGIIEKA, via the coding sequence ATGAATAAGACGATGCTTGCAAGTGCGCTACTATGTGGTTCAGCGTTGGCAATGACAGGTTGCCAAACTGTCGAAAATCAAATGCAAACGGGTAACCCTTTAAATCAACCTGCTCTAAAGTCAACGATTAAGACTGTAGATGGTAAAGAAAAAGAAGTAGGACAAATGTTCTTGCGTCCAGTCGATGGCGGTGTTCAGGTATATGGTAAGCTCATGAACTTGCAACCAGGCAAAACCGTTGCTTTGCATATTCATGAAACAGGTAGCTGTGCAGATATGGGTAAAGCAGCAGGTGGTCACTTCAATCCAGACAATAAGCCGCATTCAAATCCAGATGACATGAATGGTCATGCTGGTGATCTACCAAATTTGACAGCCAATGAAGATGGTGTTGCTACTATCAACTACGTGAATAAAAAAATCTCAGCGGCTGAAGCGGGTAAATATAGCGTCAATCGTTTAGCATTTATTGTTCATGCCAATGCTGATGACTATAAGAGCCAGCCTGCTGGTAATGCTGGTGACCGCGTCGCTTGTGGTATTATCGAAAAAGCATAA
- a CDS encoding ExbD/TolR family protein, which yields MAFQLGDDDVQSMNEMNLIPLIDIMLVLMIIFLLTATVLNPTVPLDLPKTSAVVNDTPPEAIQISIDKDAGIFWDSDPISMEELETRLQQQSVAGKDPSVQLRADKESKYDTVAQVLAATSQAGLTKVAFVNE from the coding sequence ATGGCATTTCAATTGGGTGATGATGACGTTCAAAGTATGAATGAGATGAACCTCATTCCACTTATCGATATCATGCTGGTATTGATGATTATATTTTTATTGACGGCTACTGTGCTAAATCCAACAGTACCATTAGACTTGCCAAAAACCAGTGCAGTGGTGAACGATACGCCACCAGAAGCCATTCAAATCAGCATCGATAAAGACGCAGGAATATTCTGGGATAGCGATCCGATCAGTATGGAAGAGCTTGAAACACGACTGCAACAGCAAAGCGTGGCTGGTAAAGACCCTTCTGTACAATTACGTGCTGATAAAGAAAGTAAATATGACACGGTCGCTCAAGTACTGGCTGCAACCAGTCAGGCTGGACTCACGAAGGTTGCCTTTGTTAACGAATAA
- the fumC gene encoding class II fumarate hydratase gives MSTQNQATRTEKDTMGNVEVPADAYWGAQTQRSRENFKIGGETLPRPMIEAMALVKKAAAITNASLERIDGDKRDLIVQAADEIINGGLVDQFPLVVWQTGSGTQSNMNMNEVLANRANEIAGSERGSYTPIHPNDHVNHAQSTNDSFPTAIRVAAARQINSLLIPAVQALRDTLNKKAKEFDSIVKIGRTHLQDATPLTLGQEFSGYVSQLDHSLTRIDNALQGLYELPLGGTAVGTGLNAHPDYAVKAAEQLATLTGLPFVTSPNKFEALAARDAEVFASGALKTLAASLNKIANDVRWLASGPRCGLGELTIPENEPGSSIMPGKVNPTQSEAMTMVVAQVMGNDVTISMAGASGNFELNVYKPVIAFNLLQSIKLLGDACNSFNENCAVGIEPVKDKIDDFLHNSLMLVTSLNRHVGYENAAKIAKTAYKENKTLKQVAVELELLTEAQFDEWVIPADMVHPK, from the coding sequence ATGTCGACACAGAATCAGGCAACTCGTACCGAAAAAGACACTATGGGCAACGTAGAAGTCCCAGCTGATGCTTATTGGGGTGCGCAAACTCAGCGTAGCCGCGAAAACTTCAAAATCGGTGGCGAGACATTGCCACGTCCAATGATTGAAGCGATGGCACTGGTCAAAAAAGCCGCTGCCATCACCAATGCAAGCCTAGAGCGTATCGACGGCGACAAGCGTGACTTAATCGTACAAGCTGCTGACGAAATCATCAATGGTGGTCTGGTCGATCAGTTCCCATTGGTCGTATGGCAGACAGGTTCTGGCACACAGTCAAACATGAACATGAACGAAGTACTTGCCAACCGTGCCAATGAAATCGCGGGTTCTGAGCGCGGCAGCTACACGCCAATTCACCCAAATGACCATGTAAACCACGCGCAATCTACCAATGACAGCTTCCCAACGGCGATTCGTGTGGCGGCTGCTCGTCAGATCAACAGCTTATTGATCCCAGCGGTACAAGCATTACGCGATACCTTAAATAAAAAAGCCAAAGAATTTGATAGCATCGTAAAAATCGGTCGTACGCATTTACAAGACGCGACGCCTTTGACATTAGGCCAAGAGTTTAGCGGCTATGTAAGCCAACTTGATCATTCATTGACTCGTATCGACAACGCGTTACAAGGTCTATATGAATTGCCACTAGGGGGCACCGCGGTTGGTACAGGTCTAAACGCCCATCCTGACTATGCAGTAAAAGCAGCGGAGCAACTAGCGACTTTGACTGGCTTGCCATTTGTCACCTCACCAAACAAATTTGAAGCACTAGCCGCTCGTGATGCCGAAGTATTTGCGTCAGGCGCACTAAAAACATTGGCAGCGAGCTTAAACAAAATTGCGAACGACGTTCGTTGGTTGGCATCAGGTCCTCGTTGTGGTTTAGGCGAGTTGACCATTCCTGAGAACGAGCCAGGCTCTTCTATCATGCCGGGTAAAGTAAACCCAACGCAATCAGAAGCAATGACGATGGTTGTCGCGCAAGTCATGGGTAATGACGTGACTATCAGCATGGCTGGCGCATCAGGTAACTTTGAGCTAAACGTATATAAGCCAGTGATCGCCTTTAACTTATTGCAATCCATCAAGCTACTTGGTGATGCGTGCAACAGCTTCAACGAAAACTGTGCCGTTGGTATCGAGCCAGTAAAAGACAAAATCGATGACTTCTTGCACAACTCATTGATGCTAGTGACTTCATTGAACCGTCATGTTGGTTATGAAAACGCTGCGAAAATCGCTAAGACTGCGTACAAAGAAAACAAAACCTTGAAGCAAGTTGCGGTTGAGCTAGAGCTATTAACTGAAGCGCAGTTCGATGAGTGGGTCATTCCTGCTGATATGGTACATCCTAAGTAA
- a CDS encoding MotA/TolQ/ExbB proton channel family protein: MDFMQYWQYSDMVTKSLFFVLLVLSIVSWVTGIIRVLQSRKLATSVADDLSQQIQPTQANLADSDAATRRLVTEQTLLKHIGRYRFSSERGLPILGTTAAIAPFIGLFGTVWGIFHALHNIGMSGQAGLGQVAAPVGEALIMTGLGIAVAIPAVVFYNLAVRINRRVMYHANDRAHDLLANSARMVDSAQASITTKPAMTQTPIVKESHASAENIQQTSHYRNSASSQP; this comes from the coding sequence ATGGACTTTATGCAATACTGGCAATATAGCGACATGGTGACAAAAAGCCTGTTCTTTGTGCTCTTAGTCCTGTCCATCGTATCGTGGGTCACTGGTATCATTCGTGTGCTACAAAGCCGTAAACTGGCGACGAGTGTGGCAGATGATTTGAGTCAGCAAATCCAGCCAACACAAGCAAACCTAGCAGATTCAGATGCGGCTACACGTCGCTTGGTCACTGAACAGACCTTGCTCAAGCATATTGGTCGTTATCGTTTTTCCAGCGAGCGTGGGTTGCCTATTCTTGGAACCACAGCTGCTATTGCACCATTTATCGGTTTGTTCGGTACCGTATGGGGTATTTTCCACGCATTGCATAATATCGGTATGAGCGGACAAGCAGGGTTGGGTCAAGTAGCAGCGCCAGTCGGTGAGGCACTTATCATGACAGGTCTTGGTATCGCGGTTGCCATTCCAGCAGTGGTATTCTATAACCTTGCTGTACGTATTAATCGCCGTGTGATGTACCATGCTAATGATAGAGCACATGATCTATTGGCAAACTCTGCTCGAATGGTAGACAGCGCACAGGCCTCAATAACTACTAAACCTGCCATGACTCAAACGCCAATCGTAAAAGAGTCACATGCAAGTGCTGAAAATATCCAGCAGACCAGTCATTATCGTAACTCAGCCTCATCACAGCCTTGA
- the topA gene encoding type I DNA topoisomerase, translated as MAKTTTKKSSASAADSPKGKSLVIVESPAKAKTINKYLGDDFIVRSSIGHVRDLPVGASKSAKKATVSKKDESLSKEEKAQQALVRRMGIDPEHDWAAVYEVLPNKTKVIKELKALAKDADQIYLATDMDREGEAIAWHLKEVIGGPDSKYQRVVFNEITKSAIQNAFKQPSKLDIDRVNAQQARRFLDRVVGFMVSPLLWQKIARGLSAGRVQSVAMRLVVEREHEIRAFIPEEYWQIHADTHVANSKKDAEKIGIRLEATKQAGKPLKLVNKEQTDKVLDVLKASEFIVKEREEKPTQSRPSAPFITSTLQQAASTRLGFSVKKTMILAQRLYEAGHITYMRTDSTFLSGDALAAVRGYIEDSYGTKYVPEKPNFYGNKQGAQEAHEAIRPSNVNMKSTQLKGVERDAIRLYELIWRQFVACQMLPAKYLSVNLFVGANDVELKARGRTLVFDGYTKVMPPAKTDDTLLPDVKKGDHLTLDKLDPSQHFTKPPPRYTEASLVKELEKKGIGRPSTYASIISTIQDRGYVKLENKRLFAEKMGDIVTDRLTASFPDLMDYTFTAALEDKLDHVAEGEQDWKDVLDNFYGEFKTTLEHAKEKDGMRPNDPTDVPDVHCDICDRPMQLRTGSTGVFLGCTGYNLPPKERCKGTKNLMPVEAFANLDESDAADETAEVKDLMEKKRCPKCGTAMNGYIVDGGLKLHVCGNNPDCDGYILEEGKFEVPGSDAPTIDCNKCDGQMELKTGRFGPYFACQKCDNTRKVLKTGEAAPPRMDPIHLPELKSTKHDDYFILREGAAGMFLAASKFPKVRETRPPKLAELREIKDKMEDKFQYLFEGPDEDPEGNPTILRWSRKKKEQYIGSEKNGKATRWGVYWRKGEWVEE; from the coding sequence ATGGCAAAAACCACAACCAAAAAAAGTTCAGCATCTGCTGCTGACAGCCCAAAGGGCAAGTCTTTGGTGATTGTAGAATCACCAGCCAAGGCAAAAACGATTAATAAATATCTTGGTGATGACTTTATTGTACGCTCAAGTATTGGCCACGTTCGCGATTTGCCAGTGGGTGCTAGCAAAAGCGCTAAAAAAGCGACGGTTTCTAAAAAAGATGAAAGCCTGAGCAAAGAAGAAAAGGCGCAACAGGCGTTGGTGCGCCGCATGGGTATTGATCCAGAGCATGATTGGGCAGCAGTCTACGAGGTGCTACCAAACAAGACCAAGGTGATTAAAGAGCTAAAAGCATTGGCCAAAGACGCTGACCAAATCTATCTTGCAACGGATATGGATAGAGAAGGAGAGGCGATCGCTTGGCATCTAAAAGAAGTCATTGGCGGCCCTGATAGTAAGTATCAGCGTGTTGTCTTTAATGAGATTACCAAATCTGCGATTCAAAATGCCTTTAAGCAGCCATCAAAGCTCGATATCGATCGTGTTAATGCACAGCAAGCGCGTCGGTTCTTAGATCGAGTGGTTGGCTTTATGGTATCGCCACTCTTATGGCAAAAAATTGCTCGAGGCCTGTCGGCAGGTCGCGTACAGTCAGTTGCTATGCGCTTGGTTGTTGAGCGTGAGCATGAAATTCGCGCTTTTATTCCAGAAGAGTATTGGCAGATTCATGCAGACACGCATGTCGCTAACAGCAAAAAAGATGCCGAGAAAATTGGCATTCGTTTAGAGGCGACCAAACAAGCTGGTAAGCCACTCAAACTGGTCAATAAAGAGCAGACAGATAAAGTATTAGACGTTCTAAAAGCCAGTGAGTTTATTGTCAAAGAGCGTGAAGAAAAACCCACGCAGTCACGTCCAAGCGCGCCATTTATTACCTCAACTTTGCAACAGGCAGCCAGTACACGATTGGGTTTTTCGGTTAAGAAAACAATGATATTGGCACAGCGTTTGTACGAAGCGGGTCACATCACTTACATGCGTACTGACTCGACCTTTTTATCGGGCGATGCATTGGCTGCCGTGCGTGGTTATATTGAAGACAGCTATGGCACAAAATACGTGCCAGAAAAGCCCAATTTTTATGGCAACAAACAAGGCGCTCAAGAGGCACATGAAGCCATTCGTCCTTCTAATGTCAATATGAAGTCAACCCAGCTAAAAGGAGTTGAGCGTGATGCCATTCGTTTGTATGAGTTGATTTGGCGTCAGTTTGTGGCTTGTCAGATGCTACCAGCAAAATACTTGTCAGTGAATCTGTTTGTTGGTGCAAATGACGTTGAGCTAAAAGCGCGCGGCCGTACTCTGGTGTTCGATGGTTATACCAAAGTTATGCCGCCGGCCAAAACAGACGATACGTTGTTGCCTGATGTCAAAAAAGGCGATCACTTAACGCTTGATAAGCTTGATCCAAGCCAACATTTCACCAAGCCACCACCGCGTTATACGGAAGCCAGCTTAGTAAAAGAGCTTGAGAAAAAAGGCATCGGTCGTCCATCGACTTATGCTTCTATTATTTCAACCATTCAAGATCGCGGTTATGTCAAACTTGAAAACAAGCGCTTATTTGCCGAAAAAATGGGTGATATTGTCACCGATAGATTGACCGCCAGCTTCCCAGACTTGATGGATTATACCTTTACGGCTGCGTTAGAAGACAAGCTCGATCATGTAGCAGAGGGCGAGCAAGATTGGAAAGACGTGCTGGATAACTTTTACGGGGAGTTTAAAACAACCCTTGAGCACGCCAAAGAAAAAGACGGCATGCGTCCGAATGATCCGACCGACGTACCAGATGTGCACTGTGATATTTGTGATCGTCCGATGCAATTGCGTACTGGCTCAACAGGGGTGTTTTTAGGATGTACGGGTTACAACTTACCGCCAAAAGAGCGTTGTAAAGGCACTAAGAATTTGATGCCAGTCGAGGCTTTTGCCAATCTTGATGAAAGCGACGCGGCTGATGAAACGGCTGAAGTTAAAGACTTGATGGAGAAAAAGCGTTGCCCGAAATGCGGTACGGCAATGAATGGTTATATTGTCGATGGTGGTCTCAAGCTGCACGTCTGCGGCAATAATCCTGATTGTGATGGCTACATCTTAGAAGAAGGCAAGTTTGAAGTACCAGGTTCTGACGCGCCAACGATCGATTGTAATAAGTGTGACGGACAGATGGAGCTAAAGACAGGGCGTTTCGGTCCTTATTTTGCTTGTCAAAAATGTGACAACACACGTAAAGTACTAAAAACAGGCGAAGCTGCACCGCCGCGTATGGATCCGATTCATCTGCCAGAGTTAAAATCGACCAAGCATGATGATTATTTTATCTTACGTGAAGGCGCTGCTGGTATGTTCTTGGCGGCGTCTAAGTTCCCAAAAGTTCGAGAAACACGTCCGCCAAAGCTTGCTGAGCTAAGAGAAATCAAAGATAAAATGGAAGATAAGTTTCAGTATTTGTTTGAAGGGCCAGATGAAGATCCTGAAGGCAATCCAACGATTTTGCGCTGGTCTCGTAAGAAAAAAGAGCAATATATTGGTTCTGAGAAAAACGGTAAAGCCACACGTTGGGGCGTTTACTGGCGCAAAGGTGAATGGGTAGAAGAATAG
- a CDS encoding Na+/H+ antiporter family protein — MAINAVLLAVIIMLGLSLSRVHVVLSLLIGALAGGLLAGLGITDTLAAFQEGIRNGAQIALSYALLGAFAVAIAHSGLPQSLAGVVIKRIGAGGTSGVIKYMLFAGLITMSCFSQNLIPIHIAFIPLLVPPLLLAFNRMHIDRRLIACLLTFGLVTTYMFIPYGFGDIYLNQIMLKNVGEAGIDIANISVVKAMAIPALGMLIGLLTAVFISYRKPRQYQQVEIDQKAHDAVVEGDALSKTAADAQTQSKLKTLVALAAIVTAFVVQLYTDSLLLGSMFGFGVFMATGVVKWRDADGVFNDGIKLMAMIGFIMITAQGFAEVMKATEQIQPLVDGAASLFGGNKAMAAFIMLLIGLIVTMGIGSSFSTIPILAAIYVPLCVSLGFSPLATVAIIGTAGALGDAGSPASDSTLGPTSGLNIDGQHDHIKDSVVPTFLHYNLPLLAFGWIAAMVL, encoded by the coding sequence ATGGCAATCAATGCGGTACTGCTGGCAGTCATCATCATGCTAGGACTGTCACTTTCGCGAGTGCACGTGGTGCTCAGTTTATTAATTGGGGCATTGGCAGGTGGCCTGCTGGCAGGTCTTGGTATCACAGATACTTTGGCAGCTTTTCAAGAAGGTATCCGCAACGGGGCACAGATTGCACTTTCATACGCACTGTTAGGGGCGTTTGCGGTCGCTATTGCACATTCTGGATTACCGCAATCATTGGCGGGCGTTGTTATTAAGCGTATCGGTGCAGGCGGCACCAGTGGTGTGATTAAGTATATGCTGTTTGCAGGCTTAATCACCATGAGCTGTTTTAGCCAAAACTTAATCCCTATTCATATTGCTTTTATTCCACTGCTTGTACCACCGTTACTGCTTGCTTTTAATCGCATGCACATTGACAGACGTCTGATTGCTTGTTTGTTGACCTTTGGTCTTGTAACAACTTATATGTTTATTCCGTATGGTTTTGGCGATATTTATCTCAATCAGATCATGCTAAAAAACGTGGGTGAAGCAGGTATTGATATTGCCAATATTTCTGTCGTAAAGGCAATGGCCATTCCAGCATTGGGTATGTTGATTGGTTTGTTGACAGCGGTCTTTATTAGTTATCGCAAACCGCGTCAATACCAGCAAGTAGAAATAGATCAAAAAGCTCATGATGCGGTAGTAGAGGGCGATGCGCTTAGTAAAACGGCTGCTGATGCGCAAACACAAAGTAAATTAAAAACGCTCGTCGCACTGGCTGCGATTGTTACCGCGTTTGTGGTACAGCTCTATACTGATTCGCTACTCTTAGGCTCAATGTTTGGTTTTGGTGTGTTTATGGCGACAGGCGTGGTCAAGTGGCGTGATGCTGATGGTGTCTTTAATGACGGTATCAAGCTGATGGCGATGATTGGCTTTATCATGATTACGGCGCAGGGTTTTGCTGAAGTCATGAAAGCCACTGAGCAGATTCAGCCATTGGTTGATGGTGCCGCGTCACTGTTCGGTGGTAATAAAGCGATGGCGGCGTTTATCATGCTGCTGATTGGTCTGATTGTGACTATGGGCATTGGTTCGTCGTTCTCAACTATTCCTATTTTGGCTGCGATTTATGTGCCGTTATGCGTCTCTTTAGGGTTCTCACCATTGGCTACGGTTGCGATTATCGGTACGGCTGGCGCGCTGGGTGATGCAGGTTCGCCTGCGTCAGACTCGACATTGGGGCCAACTTCTGGTCTCAATATTGATGGTCAGCATGACCATATCAAAGATAGTGTAGTGCCGACTTTTTTGCATTACAATTTGCCGCTATTGGCGTTTGGTTGGATAGCAGCGATGGTGTTGTAG